A stretch of DNA from Zonotrichia leucophrys gambelii isolate GWCS_2022_RI chromosome 28, RI_Zleu_2.0, whole genome shotgun sequence:
GCCtttgccaggagctgtgctctggagcccggctctgctcccaccctgtgCGGGTGCAGCCTGTCCTGGGCACACCCTGAACCTGCCAGGAGCCGGGCTGCTCCCTTGGGATGGGCTCTCCATCCCCCCATCCCTGGTGACTGTGCtattttttttgtcctctttgTCCATGCAGGTGTTCTACAACGGTGCCAACGTGAAGCAGGTGGATGTGCCCACGCTGACAGGCTCCTTTGGCATCCTGGCATCCCACGTCCCCACGCTCCAGGTGCTCCGGCCGGGCGTTGTCACAGTCCACGCCGAGGATGGGACGGCCACCAAGTACTTTGgtgagctggggaggagaggtGTGCGTGGGGTTGCTGTTCTTGGTGCTTTCACAAGGCAGGCTCTGCCCATCCAGGTGTGGCCTGGTGCACTTCCAGGgatttctgctttcccagcctgctgggagctgaTCTGGGAGCTGTGGGCTGGGATCAGGTCTTGGTTCTGCTCAGGTTTTCTGGGtccatcccctgctccagcttgCCTTGGGGTGGAAGCTGAGTCCCTGAATGCTGGAAATGTGCCAGGAGGGGGCTGAGGGTTTGTTCTGGGGAAGGGTGGTGGGgatggcagggctgagccccctggcTGAGCCACCTCCCATGTTGTGTCTCACAGTGAGCAGTGGCTCTGTCACTGTCCACGCCGACTCCACGGTGCaggtgctggcagaggaggCAGTGACCATGGACATGCTGGACCTGGCTGTGAGTACCCAGAGATTTCACCCACCCTGGTGGGGAAATTGCTCCccttctctgctctggggtCCTTGTGCCCAGAACCCAGGGTTGTGTCAGCACCCCCACTGCATTTTGGGATCAGAGGCTTGGGGCTCCTCCTTGGTGAACTCTCTGGAGAGAGGGAGCTCTGCAGTTGTAAATCTCCACACCATTTCCCACCCCTTGGACAGACACTGACCTTGTCCTCACCTCCAGAACGGCTCTTCCCTGCTGATAAGGTGTCTGgggccagcacagctgtgtctgTAGCTCTGTGAGGCTCCCAAGTCACTGGGTCCTTGGCATCCACATGAAGGACCAgtggctgcaggggagggagggaaggacagTCCCCTCTCCTGCAGTGTCTCCCAGTAACACACATTCTTTGTGCCCTCATGTCCAGACTGCAAAATCCAACCTGGAGAAAGCTGTGTCAGAGATGGCAGCAGCGTCTGATGAAGCTGCTAAAGCAGAAGCTCAGATTAAGGTAGAAGCTAACGAAGCCCTGGTGAAGGCTCTGGAGTAAATCCAGGTGAGGTTCAGCTTGGCTGagcatccagccctgctctagggcctgctgggctggatggggggATCTGCCTTGCTTTTGGGGAGCAGTGAGCACAGCTTTCCCTTGCCAGGGTCAGGCCTCAGCTCTGGGGGGCTCATgggggtccccagcccagagctgaccTGGGGCTGTTGGTGGCAGTGGGGCCTGGGGTtgggctgtgacactgtgggatccagcccagctgtgacACTGGAGTTCAGCCCTGATAAGGGTGGGTGGATGGtgctgggacagactgggagcTGTGGTCACTGCTGGGGCCTCACTGGTTCCCCTGGGCCCCACAGCATGTGATCTCTGCCACACACACTCCCACTAAAGACAAACAGCTTCATTCTCAGGGGAGGTGAGGCCAGGCTCTTACCTTGTGGCCTCTTtttgctctgccctgcacagactgtgcctcatcccttcccttcccacgtgctggcagccaggaattgcagcagtgtgtgctgagcagggctgtgagtcACTGGCAGCCTCCAacgggctcagcctggagcacaggagggcagcagctcctgctctctcctgaTCTCTGATCCAGGTGCTCTTtggtcctgcagagctgctggctcgTGTTTACTCACAGCAGTTGCACAGCTGGAGTGGGGCCAAGCCCTGGGGTTGGGATCTGCAGCCCAGCCAagcccaccccaccccacacTAACCTGACCCCActttgtgttttgcaggaaTCCCACTGTGGATGCAGaactcccagcctgtccctgttctACTCCCCAGCTGTACAGATGGAGCAGGACGAATGGAGGTGGAGAAATGGTTCTGAtcaattaaaaggaaatgtgaCCCCCTCTTGTGGCACATCGCCTTCTTCCCAGGCAGCaattgcagctgcagccaggagcagttcccagctcctgccccgaGACAGATTCACCCTGGGAAGGGctcaccagcactgccctggggttTGGCAGGGGAGATTCACCCTGGGGAGGTTCATCAGACAGATTTGTAATCTCTTCCCCGTGCTCCAGCCACCTCCATCTCCAGTAAGCACTTGGACTGCAggatttcagcagcacagatctGTTCCAGAGCCACCCTGTCCCAGCCTCAGCCTCAGGAATCCACACTGGCACACCAGGGAGCTTCCCACAGctggacagcagctgctgggctctgccccatcccctgctgctgccagtggcacttcccctgctcctggagATGGGCTTGGCCTGGAGAGGGAagcagatgctgtgcatggtGGAAATCtttcctgcttcccttcctgctggggatggctggagctcctctgctgAGCTTGGTGCTCCCTGTCTGAGGAGGCCACCTGGGGTTCCTCAGGGCTCCTCACAGCCCAGAGAAGCAGGAAAGGCTCAttgggctgcagcactgctgggaagggtgggtttgggcatgggacagctctgcctgtgccagggatgCGTGTCCTGCCGTGTGTCctgctgcaccagctgctgccaggcccCTCGCTCCATGCCACCCTCCCACGCCTttccagagggatttggggtttccacTGCTGTGCAGAGCTTCCGTCCCTCCCTCTGCGTGCCTCtaatccccttttccctgcgCTGttccagcctggggagctgtgtTGGCTGCCTGTGAGGTCAGTGCTTGCCACTCCAGCCTCCCGCTCTGCGCTCGGAGCAGGGCACGGCTATTTTGGGCACTGCCACCCAGGATGTAATCTTGGCTGCCTCCTCTTCTCACCaccacctcctccccctcctctcgCTCACtctgtctttctctctctcccccccctTCACAAGTGATCAAAAATAGAGCCTGTGGTGTTAAATTTCTCACTCTGTGGCTTATTAAAAGCCTCCGAGTGCCTGACGCGGAGCCTATTTGAAGCTCAGCCGACttccagctcctgagctgctccagtgccttttccccttcccctctcattccctttttttttttccttaaaggtCAGACATTGCACTGAGCATAAGCAAAGCTTCAGAAGACTCAGAGCTGTACTAATTAAAACATCTTGGGAATTACTGGGGCCGGGcagctcccttccctctcccgCTGCCCCTCTCCGTCCCCAGCTGCTATTTCGGCTGCGTGAGCCTCCCCCAGCACACGCAGCCGTGCTGACGGAAGGTGGCTGCCTCGGGTTTTTCATCTAATGGAAGAGCGTTGGCGAGGCCGGGAAGCTGGGGAAACGGCCAGCTGCTATTTTTAGGACTGGGAAAAAAGTGTCTCCGTCAGCGTCCTCTCACCAGCTCTTCCCACTGCCTCCCGCCAGCgccaggggagctgggggggccCAGGGATCCGGTCCTGCCCCCTctcagctgcccttggctgGGTGCTCCACAGCCTGAGACCTGCTGGGACTTGTAGGCTGCATTTGGGGGGAGCAATTGGGGACCCTTCCATGTCCAGGCACCCATGGATGCAAGGACAAGGCTCTGTCCTgagccaggacaggagcagcactgggcaggggctgtgggtgcctggCTGGCAGCATCATAGCCCTGCTGACCCTGAGCTGCACTTTTGGGGTGCAGGGCCTGTGTGGGTGGATGCCTGTGCACTTTTGGGGGTGCAGGGCCTGTGTGGGTGGATGCCTGCGCTCCTCCACGCTCCCAGGccagcctgctccctgcagcctcagctctgagcccctctgcctccagcccttcccctccctgctcattATCTGGCTCTGCAAAGagttctcctcctcccctggctCCCACTGCCCATGCCAGAGCCACCATCGGTCACGTCCTGCTGGATGCCACAAAAATGGCCTGACTGGGTGCAGgggatgtgcagctgctgcagaggcaaaGCCCTTTCCTGCTCAttgtgcaggtgctgcagggatgagcccagcctgggggacaGTCCTGGTGTAGATCATGGTGTGATTCAGCAGGTcaccctcctctcccctgcccCCACACCAGCCTGGATTGTGACACCAGTGTGGCATTTTCCTGTTCCTGGAGTGCTGGCACTtgcccaggggcacagcagcctccatctgtgctttctgcctctttttGGGGTGATGGGTGCTGAGCTGCCCCCGCCTTGGggtccctgcccctgctggggCCATGCAGGACCGGCAGCACGGGCGATGTGCCGGAGTTATCCCCAGGACCTGTTTGTCTCCGGCTTTGGGCTGGGGCGTGGTGGGTGTGAGAGGGAAGGGCTGCCCGGAACGCGGTGGGAGCGGGGGAGGAGGGCTGGTGTTGTCCCCCCTCCTCCCTTTCCACGCAGGGCTCTCTCTCCCATGACTCGCATCCTCTGCTGCCAGATGGAGGgtggggagcggggccggcagcgCTCGGAAAGTGAAGCATCACGGATTCTGCCGGCGGCGTCGCTTCTCCGGGGGATGAT
This window harbors:
- the ATP5F1D gene encoding ATP synthase subunit delta, mitochondrial — encoded protein: MAAMFCARRFLRLARPSLPLLPSRGYADPAAGGPAAMAFTFASPTQVFYNGANVKQVDVPTLTGSFGILASHVPTLQVLRPGVVTVHAEDGTATKYFVSSGSVTVHADSTVQVLAEEAVTMDMLDLATAKSNLEKAVSEMAAASDEAAKAEAQIKVEANEALVKALE